One Peromyscus leucopus breed LL Stock chromosome 2, UCI_PerLeu_2.1, whole genome shotgun sequence DNA window includes the following coding sequences:
- the Hes3 gene encoding transcription factor HES-3 produces MEKKRRARINMSLEQLKSLLERHYSHQIRKRKLEKADILELSVKYMKSLQNSLQGLWPVPSGVDYPSGFQGCLPGVSQRLRRGEDGSGLRCPLVLERRAASTTDSASPQAVSVLSPCLPAIWAPASAAGGSQSPLSPLPLPRGLPESSTGVPAPQPVSSCQTESPRPGLGVWRPW; encoded by the exons ATGGAGAAGAAGCGCCGGGCACGCATCAACATGTCCCTGGAGCAGCTCAAGTCTCTTCTGGAGAGACACTACTCGCATCAG ATACGGAAACGGAAGTTGGAAAAGGCTGACATCCTAGAGCTGAGTGTCAAGTACATGAAAAGCCTTCAGAATTCATTGCAAG gaCTCTGGCCAGTACCCAGTGGGGTCGACTACCCGTCTGGCTTCCAGGGCTGCTTGCCCGGCGTGAGCCAGCGGCTTCGGCGCGGAGAGGATGGCAGCGGCCTGCGCTGCCCCCTGGTGCTGGAGCGCAGGGCAGCCAGCACCACGGACAGCGCCAGCCCGCAGGCGGTCTCTGTTCTCAGCCCCTGCCTCCCGGCCATCTGGGCCCCTGCTTCCGCTGCAGGTGGCTCCCAGTCCCCGCTGTCCCCGCTCCCTCTCCCTAGAGGACTCCCTGAGTCCTCCACCGGCGTTCCGGCACCACAACCCGTGTCGAGCTGCCAGACCGAGAGCCCGAGACCCGGGCTTGGGGTGTGGCGGCCCTGGTGA